In Oryza sativa Japonica Group chromosome 2, ASM3414082v1, the following are encoded in one genomic region:
- the LOC107278569 gene encoding uncharacterized protein yields MSQLPPPMAAAAAAVGVADGGRTKKRAGLPRLLHKFFFKVLRLRPAAAAAEPGAAAFEAYYGYRMVDEYYYYSYGGAAGPASWAGVLSSIPEEESSDEGTPAADAATLRKARSDSDQFVAAEAAAVAVVVVNYRGAAS; encoded by the coding sequence ATGtcgcagctgccgccgccgatggccgccgccgccgctgcggtgGGCGTCGCCGACGGGGGGAGGACGAAGAAGCGGGCGGGGCTCCCGAGGCTGCTGCACAAGTTCTTCTTCAAGGTGCTGCGgctgaggccggcggcggcggcggcggagcccggcgccgccgcgttcgaGGCCTACTACGGCTACCGGATGGTGGacgagtactactactacagctacggcggcgccgccgggccgGCGTCTTGGGCGGGCGTGCTCTCCTCCATCCCGGAGGAGGAGAGCTCCGACGAGGGcacgccggccgccgacgccgccacgctCCGCAAGGCGCGCTCCGACTCCGACcagttcgtcgccgccgaggccgccgccgtcgccgtagtAGTAGTAAATTACCGCGGCGCAGCTAGCTGA
- the LOC4328927 gene encoding high mobility group B protein 13 has product MATAGSRKGGRGRKALTAVLDNDANISAGKADVAAAAGILSPPQKAKRATSKSSKGKAAAAAAAEEQASVVDAVSELQGMLEELRLEKEKAEEMVRERDEVIRRKEEEQGRLQAELKKVQRAKEFKPTVSIPLVKALIEKDQEGEKKKGKGKAGHERKKPCPAYVLWCKDQWNEIKKESPDADFKEVSNALGAKWKALGAEEKQPYEERYRQEKEAYLQVVGQEKREAEAMKLLEEEQMQRTAKELLEQYLKFRQEADDDGDGGDNKKASKKGKKKKKEKDPSKPKQPMSAYFVYTQQRRAALVAEKKNVPEIGRITGEEWKAMSEAEKAPFEAAARKQREEYQVEMAAYRQRKQEEAACQEKEEEEQKKIMKQEALQLLKKKEKTDNIIKKTKEEQRKKKVGGAAAAADPNRPKKPASSFLLFSKEARRQLAEERPGVASSTLTALVSVKWKELGEAEKQAWNGKAAEAMAAYKRDMEEYTKAAASGGGGGDASPCTSSSASS; this is encoded by the exons ATGGCGACGGCGGGTAGTAGGAAGGGCGGGAGGGGCCGGAAGGCGCTGACGGCGGTGCTGGACAACGACGCTAACATCTCCGCCGGGAAGGCCGAcgtggccgctgccgccgggatcctgtcgccgccgcagaAGGCGAAGAGGGCGACGTCGAAGAGCAGCAAGGGGAAggccgcggctgcggcggcggcggaggaacaGGCGTCGGTGGTGGACGCGGTGTCGGAGCTGCAGGGGATGCTGGAGGAGCTGCggctggagaaggagaaggcggaggagatggtgcgGGAGCGGGACGAGGTCATCcgcaggaaggaggaggagcagggtcGCCTCCAGGCCGAGCTCAAGAAGGTCCAGCGCGCCAAGGAGTTCAAGCCCACCGTG AGCATTCCTCTCGTGAAGGCATTGATCGAGAAAGACcaggaaggagagaagaagaagggcAAGGGCAAGGCCGGCCATGAGAGGAAGAAGCCCTGCCCGGCGTACGTCCTCTGGTGCAAGGACCAGTGGAACGAG ATCAAGAAGGAGAGCCCGGACGCCGACTTCAAGGAGGTCTCCAACGCTCTGGGAGCCAAGTGGAAGGCGCTGGGCGCGGAGGAGAAGCAGCCGTACGAGGAGAGGTACAGGCAGGAGAAGGAGGCGTACCTGCAGGTGGTCGGGCAGGAGAAGCGCGAGGCCGAGGCGATGAAGCTGCTCGAGGAGGAGCAGATGCAGAGGACCGCCAAGGAGCTGCTCGAGCAGTATCTCAAGTTCCGGCaggaggccgacgacgacggcgacggtggtgacAACAAGAAGGCGAGCAAgaaagggaagaagaagaagaaggagaaggaccCCTCAAAGCCGAAGCAGCCCATGTCCGCCTACTTCGTCTACACCCAGCAGCGCCGCGCGGCGCTCGTCGCCGAGAAGAAGAACGTCCCCGAGATCGGCAGGATCACCGGCGAGGAGTGGAAGGCGATGTCCGAGGCGGAGAAGGCGCCgttcgaggcggcggcgcggaagcAGAGGGAGGAGTACcaggtggagatggcggcgtaCCGGCAGAGGaagcaggaggaggcggcgtgccaggagaaagaggaggaggagcagaagAAGATCATGAAGCAGGAGGCGCTCCAGCTgctcaagaagaaggagaagacggaCAACATCATCAAGAAGACCAAGGAGGagcagaggaagaagaaggtgggcggcgccgccgctgccgccgacccGAACCGGCCCAAGAAGCCGGCGTCGTCGTTCCTGCTGTTCAGcaaggaggcgaggcggcagctGGCGGAGGAGCGCCCCGGCGTGGCGAGCTCCACGCTGACCGCGCTCGTGTCGGTGAAGTGGAAGGAGCTCGGGGAGGCGGAGAAGCAGGCGTGGAACGGCAAGGCCGCGGAGGCCATGGCGGCGTACAAGAGGGACATGGAGGAGTACACCAaggcggcggccagcggcggcggcggcggcgacgcctccCCCTGTACGTCCTCCTCGGCCTCGTCCTAG
- the LOC4328928 gene encoding protein ENHANCED DISEASE RESISTANCE 4 has protein sequence MEALGDMEGEEGQRRQQQIRVVRCPKCEKFLPELPNYSVYVCGGCGATLQAKKNSASENSSEKSDGGHVKYLEVLESSPDNKGAASKDTCEAAQEGEAKNGEAKAEERQVLLDRMAACDDSRIPREPNALKLEASLRDDSREIREAKYRRIRSEDKGEAKHTVRARDRSPRSVVDAIPPNAYPAEGPSDYHIKSRFRHTNGEQADMRNLEGLNRVNGLEKDRADLLRMLDELRDQVQRSCEITNKPSGSTSTDKAVDASGLYNPRERLSRLRHGSPQLQRSGSQQSPSLNGQAPCIPQAYAPGTAQQDLHGYGEPMAHMGAPSYPVGTYPWRNFDNYFYGQYDPDPLISYHHDGFYHQPACSCLHCYHREFLPVQGPPLGFNHRRVPPYVMNNPRVYPVDGPAMFGTQNYNSRVNASMQRNHMRAAMSKKPAQTCEPIACGAPFTICYNCYEVLQLPKKSPVPGKDEYKLRCGSCSHALVVKLDGSRLDVSAPSPISHISGGSKISSNDGQGSNANSAPHERVLPLYSFSAASHGSQDLPSNSSEAEKMQGISSSCSISEDENSPARSNSQRDTPGSRDLHPEAEVSTRVPSLHLRDHFGYSPSEKVVDGSGKGSRSTRSEHEKAVLTESFKQNTVKDVSVVNIMDLSDDEYDDPDYMQDRGDVAQPVDHPRAVKTGDSFFTNLIKKSFKINNGMGNGRAKVFINGYPISDRAVRKAEKIAGPIYPGEYWYDYRAGFWGVMGQSCLGMIPPYIPELNYPMPKKCAAGNTGVFVNGRELHQKDLDLLVGRGLPDSPGRSYRVEMSGKVSDEVSGEELYCLGKLAPTVEKMKRGFGMRVPRIIP, from the exons ATGGAGGCATTGGGAGAtatggagggggaggaggggcagcggcggcagcagcagataCGGGTGGTGCGGTGCCCCAAGTGCGAGAAGTTCTTGCCGGAGCTCCCCAACTACTCCGTCTACGTCTGCGGCGGATGCGGCGCCACTCTCCAAg CAAAGAAGAACTCAGCATCTGAGAATTCCTCAGAGAAATCTGATGGTGGACATGTGAAGTACCTTGAAGTGCTGGAGAGTTCACCAGATAACAAAGGAGCTGCATCTAAAGACACTTGTGAGGCTGCCCAAGAAGGAGAAGCCAAAAATGGAGAAGCTAAAGCAGAAGAGAGACAGGTACTTCTTGACAGAATGGCAGCTTGTGATGATAGCCGAATTCCAAGAGAACCAAATGCCTTGAAGCTTGAGGCTTCACTTAGAGATGACAGCAGGGAAATTCGGGAGGCCAAGTACCGGCGCATCCGCAGTGAGGACAAAGGAGAAGCAAAACACACAGTGAGAGCCAGAGACAGATCGCCAAGATCAGTTGTTGATGCCATCCCTCCGAATGCATATCCTGCAGAAGGCCCGTCTGACTACCATATTAAGTCAAGATTCAGACATACCAATGGTGAGCAAGCTGATATGAGAAATTTGGAGGGCCTAAACAGAGTCAATGGTCTTGAAAAAGACCGTGCTGATCTGTTACGGATGCTTGATGAGCTGAGGGATCAGGTGCAGAGATCCTGTGAGATCACCAACAAGCCAAGTGGAAGTACTTCTACAGATAAAGCGGTGGATGCCTCAGGGTTATATAATCCTCGTGAGCGGTTGAGTCGGTTACGACATGGTTCACCTCAGTTGCAGCGGAGTGGTTCTCAGCAGTCACCATCCTTGAATGGGCAAGCTCCTTGCATTCCGCAAGCTTATGCTCCAGGAACTGCTCAGCAAGATCTTCATGGATACGGGGAGCCAATGGCACACATGGGGGCTCCAAGCTATCCTGTTGGCACATATCCATGGAGAAATTTTgataattatttttatggaCAGTATGATCCTGACCCTCTGATCTCTTACCACCATGATGGCTTCTACCATCAGCCTGCCTGTTCTTGTCTACATTGCTACCACCGTGAGTTCTTACCTGTTCAGGGGCCTCCTCTGGGTTTCAACCATCGCAGGGTACCACCGTATGTTATGAATAATCCTAGAGTTTACCCGGTTGATGGTCCTGCAATGTTTGGCACACAGAATTACAATTCAAGAGTCAACGCTTCAATGCAGCGCAATCACATGAGGGCCGCTATGAGTAAAAAACCTGCACAGACTTGTGAACCGATTGCATGTGGTGCCCCATTCACTATATGCTACAACTGCTATGAAGTACTGCAACTTCCGAAGAAATCCCCCGTGCCAGGGAAGGATGAGTACAAATTACGTTGCGGGTCATGCTCACATGCGCTTGTGGTCAAGCTTGATGGAAGCAGGCTTGATGTTTCAGCACCTTCACCTATTTCACACATATCTGGCGGCAGCAAAATTAGTTCCAATGATGGCCAAGGAAGCAATGCGAATTCTGCTCCACATGAGAGGGTGCTTCCACTTTATAGTTTTTCTGCAGCAAGTCATGGTTCTCAAGACCTACCCTCGAACTCAAGTGAAGCTGAAAAAATGCAAGGGATATCGTCTTCTTGCAGCATTTCTGAAGATGAGAACAGCCCTGCGAGATCTAATTCCCAGAGGGACACCCCTGGGTCTAGGGATCTTCATCCTGAAGCTGAGGTGTCTACCCGTGTTCCAAGTTTACATCTTCGTGATCATTTTGGATACTCGCCATCTGAGAAGGTAGTTGATGGATCAGGGAAAGGAAGCAGAAGTACTCGATCTGAACATGAGAAGGCTGTGTTGACAGAAAGTTTCAAGCAGAACACTGTAAAAGATGTATCAGTAGTGAACATAATGGACTTGTCGGATGATGAGTATGATGATCCTGACTACATGCAAGATCGAGGTGATGTGGCACAACCTGTAGATCACCCTCGGGCCGTGAAAACGGGTGATTCATTTTTCACCAATCTCATAAAGAAGAGCTTCAAAATTAACAACGGAATGGGCAATGGCAGAGCAAAGGTTTTCATTAATGGCTATCCCATCTCTGATCGGGCGGTCAGGAAGGCTGAGAAGATAGCTGGACCAATCTATCCTGGTGAATACTG GTATGATTACCGTGCTGGTTTCTGGGGTGTAATGGGACAGTCTTGCCTCGGCATGATACCG CCATATATTCCAGAACTCAATTATCCTATGCCCAAGAAATGCGCTGCTGGAAATACAGGTGTATTTGTTAATGGGAGAGAACTTCACCAGAAGGATTTGGATTTACTTGTGGGTCGAGGACTCCCAGATTCTCCCGGTAGATCATACAGAGTTGAGATGTCCGGTAAAGTGTCGGATGAAGTCTCTGGTGAGGAGCTGTATTGTCTCGGCAAACTTGCACCAAC CGTCGAGAAAATGAAGCGCGGATTTGGCATGAGAGTCCCCAGAATCATCCCTTGA